CCAAGAGCTGTGTAGTTCATTGGGATTGTCAACATGTGGTGAAGACCGAATGGCAAGAGCAAACGTTCCAAAGTACCATACAAGAATGGTGCAAGGACTGGAGCAGTTTCTTGTGAGTTGGCAATCCAAATACCGAAGTTGTTGATACCTGTTTGAACTACTGGCCAAAAGGCAGCAAGTAGAATTGCAGCAATAGCTGAACGAAGAATAACGACGAATGGTACGAAACGTTTACCATTGAAGAATGAAAGGGCATCAGGAAGTTTACGGAAGTTGTAGTATTTGTTATAAGCTGTTGCTCCAACAAAACCAGAGATAATCCCTACGAAAACCCCCATGTTAAGCGCTGGTGCCTCAAGAACGCTGATAAAGTAGTCAGCAACCTTGATTGAACCACCAAAGAAGGTAGTAACCATTGCTTCAGGGTTTTTCAACATATCACCTGTAACACCAAAGATAGTACCTGTGATACGGTTAATCAAGATAAATGCAAGTCCGGCTGCAAATGCACCACCTGCACGTTCTTTTGCCCAGCTTCCCCCAATAGCAAGGGCAAACAAGATATGAAGGTTACCGATAACCCCCCAACCAATTTGCTCAAGGATTCCACCTGTAATCACTAGAGGAGCAAGGTTTGGGTCGATCATCACGATTGATTTACCGATTGAGATCATCAATCCCGCCGCTGGCATAACGGCGATAACCACCATTAAAGCCTTACCGAATTTTTGCCAAAATTCGAAAGACAAGACATTTTTGAATGTAGCTTTCATCATTCAAATCTCCTTTATTTTATTTAGGCAAACGTTTTACGAAAACGTTTGCATTTGGTTATGTATTAATTATACCACTTTTATTTTTTTTGTAAAGGCTTTTATAAAAAAATTGTCTATTTTTTTAATTTTTAAAAAGGAAAAAGAGAAGTTTACGAAAACTTCTCTTTTAAAAATGTATTATTTTTCTGATTTGTTCTGCAATTTGCATTTAAATCCAACTAGATCTTCAAGAATCGACGCATCGAAATCCCCGAACCAATTGAACCAATGAAAATTCCGATTATAAATAATAGGACTGTCATCAGAGGAATAAACACATCTGGCGTAATCATTGACAAGTTTTGACCTACCAAGGATTTATTGACCGATTGATAGACCATATTGTAAACAAAGAAAACAAGAACAGAAGGAATCGCTGCACCAAGCAAGCCAATAAAAGCACCTTCTAGCAAGAATGGACCACGGATATAGCCATTTCTCGCTCCTACCAGACGCATGATCTGAATCTCACGGCTACGTGAAATAATGGTGATACGGATGGTATTGGAAATGAGGAAGACTGCGATAAAAATCAAGAGCCCTGCAATAACCAATCCCCAAACACGAATAAAGGAAGCCAGTTCAAAAAGTCGTTGAGTGTTGGCTCCACCATCTTGAACTTCTGATACTCCCTCAATTTTCTTAGCTTCTTCAGCTACCGTTTTAACATCACTTGGAGAATTTGTATCAACGATATAAGCATCATAGAGAGGGTTTGCATCCCCTTCAAAGACCTTCCAATCGTCACCCATTGTTTCCGTCAGTTTTTCGTACTGTTCTTCTTTACTTGAGAAGGTAACACTCTTAACAGCAGGTATAGCTTTCAAAGCATCATAAACCTTGTGGTAGTCATTATTGGTAACTGTCTGACCTTCTTTTTCAATCGTTTCACTGTTATCAGCTACATCCTTACGAATGTAAACCATGACCCGAACGTTGTTTTCAATATCGGTAGCCAGTTTTGCTGTATTAAAAATTACAGATGCAAACAGGGCAACGAGGGTCAAGGTAATCATAACCGAACTCACTGCTGCTACTGTCATCCAGCCATTTCGTTTTAAACTTTTTAATGATTCAAATAAATGGCGAAAAAATCTACTAATCATCGTATCCATATTCTCCTTTAGCTTCGTCACGAACGACACGGCCATTTTCAATGGCAATGACACGGTGGCGCAAGGTATTTACAATCTGGCTATTGTGAGTCGCCATCAAGACAGTAGTACCTTGGAGATTGATGCGTTCCAACAGATTCATAATTTCCCATGAATTATCTGGGTCCAAGTTTCCTGTTGGCTCATCGGCAATCAATACCTTAGGATTGTTGACAATCGCACGAGCAATCGCAATCCGTTGTTGCTCTCCACCTGAGAGTTCATTAGGGAAAGAGCGAACCTTATGTTTCAAACCAACCAGGTCCAATACTTCCATAACACGTTTTTTGATATTGCGACGGCTCTCACCGATTACTTCCATTGCATAGGCAATATTCTCATAAACAGTCTTCTTAGGCAAGAGTTTGTAATCCTGAAAGACTACCCCAACACTACGACGTAGAAGCGGGACATCTTTCTTCTTAATTTTAACTAAATTAAAGCCTGCAACTGTTAGGCTTCCTTTTTCAATCTTTACTTCTCGGTATAAAGCTCGAATAAAGGTTGACTTACCTGCCCCAGAAGGTCCTACAATATAGGCAAACTCTCCTGGTTCA
This genomic stretch from Streptococcus sp. 1643 harbors:
- the ftsX gene encoding permease-like cell division protein FtsX; the encoded protein is MISRFFRHLFESLKSLKRNGWMTVAAVSSVMITLTLVALFASVIFNTAKLATDIENNVRVMVYIRKDVADNSETIEKEGQTVTNNDYHKVYDALKAIPAVKSVTFSSKEEQYEKLTETMGDDWKVFEGDANPLYDAYIVDTNSPSDVKTVAEEAKKIEGVSEVQDGGANTQRLFELASFIRVWGLVIAGLLIFIAVFLISNTIRITIISRSREIQIMRLVGARNGYIRGPFLLEGAFIGLLGAAIPSVLVFFVYNMVYQSVNKSLVGQNLSMITPDVFIPLMTVLLFIIGIFIGSIGSGISMRRFLKI
- the ftsE gene encoding cell division ATP-binding protein FtsE, producing the protein MSIIEMRDVVKKYDNGTTALRGVSVTIEPGEFAYIVGPSGAGKSTFIRALYREVKIEKGSLTVAGFNLVKIKKKDVPLLRRSVGVVFQDYKLLPKKTVYENIAYAMEVIGESRRNIKKRVMEVLDLVGLKHKVRSFPNELSGGEQQRIAIARAIVNNPKVLIADEPTGNLDPDNSWEIMNLLERINLQGTTVLMATHNSQIVNTLRHRVIAIENGRVVRDEAKGEYGYDD